Proteins encoded in a region of the Candidatus Bathyarchaeia archaeon genome:
- a CDS encoding FtsX-like permease family protein, whose translation MKYRAFLKYATITILMFLLFTMFCSEVRSPDGNYLIWVTFYLREYGTEVPVANTSLSFTLTTSLGTVKLGPWKPDDTGRINVFLGEFSTKALSVPPRLVEISLTNDYLLIKIGEVFIEDIDGLDAQYDFKEVRYRNIQVNLPNIMRPGREVEILDNKVFVKMSIWVLKGKIVSISDRDPLSGKDSAILVKPSAKVISVKVENKTDICKHYYFVPINYNVLIVPRTTVGQLLQYKNFRVTVDENVSFIHWMYYAASHYVDEMLLLLRKEINWLKSSGLPVDQELEEYNALNNLATRTLSSLLKEEYTAALNGMRIFANRVNDLNRWLVNLKNLSIVGTILIVIFAYCFSSLLSAFIFEEPTRGKTRLVIKILLFVPLTILFALIDPSSRLACIMLVSGSLGSPVFPNDVQSVLLGMLVFDALLYFLIAVITVKKSPVTDLALQMGIRGLKRRASRSILTLITIAIVVSSSVLFVNISIARGVKVKSSWFGTQFPSIIVRSEPLSPSINIYDVDWIRTNEWCMNVSYFETINEAERIGSDTQIFRTGMIRFSTGSWQPIALILIDPAFMNENYNFSIYVRGFWREFSPGENVVLLPTTYNVAVGDYVTLGVDETIVTAEGGAPLGTRILGIFRVVGKFDLSQILEIRKPDNTPLFKESAINVVLAPIGSIKDPAIHISEVIAIVKPEYNPITVASEVSYSLGLPVIANSNGISFLVAWSIEVSVTGLIQSIVPLIIAGLIMYVSINSIFEERRREMLTLATLGMDPRNTLISFIIETILYGLLGTLTGFFGVYVTVSFLLYLERMLNLAILPLQLSYSTFTIFVALFTGVFMVFLGGYVPSIRAQGLSLMGRAKEREIFGELIEEGDIVIFPLPIRESIQNSELVYTYVKENVTKMPSSLIDRNSIKGEIRRDGTFNVSFIAFGPGRAVTIPCEIKGERKRDVLALSVAFPKGYRSYGEMGKVLRNLESSMIGFSVWRDMQIKAKIIREAPKKEKTVEEIIEEAKGIIEQIKEINRKIKMLDSQKDRLMEETYNEFRQRYVHALDEKYKILRSITIGLEQYLAQFREEIRKINLEIERNTIAYNLGEINEEEYVRICSPLQNRIANLKSKAMDLEEIFEFLKKPSGVM comes from the coding sequence ATGAAATATAGAGCCTTTTTAAAGTATGCCACTATAACTATATTGATGTTTCTTTTATTTACAATGTTCTGTAGTGAGGTTAGAAGCCCTGATGGAAACTATTTGATATGGGTGACGTTCTACTTAAGAGAATATGGAACTGAGGTGCCAGTCGCCAATACCTCCCTCTCGTTCACACTTACAACCTCTTTGGGCACAGTAAAGCTAGGTCCATGGAAACCCGATGATACCGGTAGAATTAACGTCTTCCTTGGAGAGTTTTCTACGAAAGCGCTTTCTGTGCCGCCACGGCTTGTTGAAATATCGTTAACAAACGATTACTTGCTGATAAAGATTGGTGAGGTTTTCATAGAGGATATTGATGGATTGGATGCACAATATGATTTTAAAGAGGTTAGATATAGGAACATTCAAGTTAACCTTCCAAACATTATGAGGCCAGGAAGAGAAGTTGAGATTTTAGACAATAAAGTTTTTGTTAAGATGAGCATTTGGGTTTTAAAGGGCAAAATTGTGTCCATCTCTGATAGAGATCCTTTATCTGGAAAAGATTCAGCAATTCTAGTTAAGCCATCCGCTAAAGTTATTTCCGTCAAAGTGGAGAATAAAACTGATATTTGCAAGCATTATTATTTCGTTCCAATTAATTACAATGTACTAATAGTGCCGAGAACAACTGTTGGACAGCTACTCCAATATAAAAACTTTAGGGTTACAGTAGATGAAAATGTTTCATTTATACATTGGATGTATTATGCTGCCTCTCACTACGTAGATGAAATGTTGCTCTTACTCAGAAAAGAAATAAACTGGTTGAAGTCCTCCGGTTTACCTGTTGACCAGGAACTTGAAGAATATAATGCCCTTAACAACTTAGCTACAAGAACATTATCTTCCCTCTTAAAAGAGGAGTATACCGCAGCTCTTAATGGGATGAGGATTTTTGCTAATAGGGTGAACGATTTAAATAGGTGGCTGGTGAACTTAAAGAATCTATCGATTGTCGGCACAATTTTGATAGTGATATTCGCATACTGTTTTTCGTCGCTGCTCTCAGCGTTCATATTTGAGGAACCTACAAGGGGAAAGACAAGGCTAGTAATCAAGATATTATTGTTTGTTCCATTAACAATATTGTTCGCGTTAATAGATCCTTCGTCAAGATTAGCGTGCATTATGCTTGTCAGCGGTTCACTTGGTTCTCCGGTCTTTCCCAACGACGTTCAATCCGTTTTACTCGGAATGCTTGTCTTTGACGCATTACTATACTTCCTAATAGCGGTGATCACCGTGAAGAAGTCACCTGTAACAGATCTTGCGCTACAAATGGGTATAAGAGGATTGAAGAGGAGAGCCTCCAGGTCAATTTTAACGTTGATAACAATCGCAATAGTAGTATCTTCCTCAGTATTGTTCGTAAATATATCAATAGCTAGGGGGGTTAAAGTTAAAAGCTCATGGTTTGGAACGCAATTTCCAAGCATAATAGTGAGGTCTGAACCATTATCGCCAAGTATAAACATTTATGATGTAGATTGGATTCGGACTAATGAGTGGTGTATGAATGTAAGTTATTTTGAGACGATTAATGAGGCTGAGAGGATTGGATCTGACACCCAAATTTTCCGGACTGGAATGATTAGGTTTAGCACGGGATCCTGGCAACCAATAGCATTAATCTTAATAGACCCAGCATTTATGAATGAAAACTATAACTTTTCAATTTATGTGAGAGGGTTCTGGAGAGAATTCTCTCCGGGAGAGAATGTTGTTCTCCTGCCGACCACTTATAATGTGGCAGTTGGAGATTATGTAACATTAGGTGTAGACGAGACTATTGTCACAGCGGAAGGCGGAGCGCCTCTTGGAACTAGAATCTTAGGTATATTTCGTGTTGTTGGGAAGTTTGATTTATCGCAAATCTTGGAGATTAGGAAGCCTGATAATACGCCACTCTTCAAGGAGTCTGCCATAAATGTTGTCTTAGCCCCCATTGGATCAATAAAGGATCCCGCCATACATATTTCTGAGGTTATAGCAATCGTTAAGCCTGAGTATAATCCAATCACTGTAGCTTCAGAAGTATCTTATTCGCTTGGTCTTCCAGTTATAGCGAATAGTAATGGAATATCTTTCTTAGTGGCGTGGTCAATTGAGGTTTCAGTTACTGGACTAATCCAAAGCATCGTGCCACTAATAATAGCTGGATTAATAATGTACGTGTCTATAAACTCAATTTTTGAGGAAAGAAGAAGGGAAATGCTTACTCTAGCAACATTAGGTATGGATCCACGGAACACCCTAATCTCCTTCATCATCGAGACTATACTTTATGGCTTACTGGGAACGCTTACAGGTTTCTTTGGAGTATACGTTACAGTCTCCTTCCTATTATATCTGGAAAGAATGCTTAATCTCGCTATACTGCCACTGCAATTAAGCTACTCTACATTCACTATTTTCGTGGCACTATTCACTGGCGTATTCATGGTCTTTCTAGGAGGATATGTACCGTCCATAAGGGCCCAAGGATTAAGTCTAATGGGTAGGGCTAAAGAGCGAGAGATATTCGGTGAGCTTATAGAGGAGGGAGATATCGTGATATTTCCTTTGCCAATAAGGGAAAGCATTCAAAATAGTGAGTTAGTATATACTTACGTCAAGGAGAATGTCACAAAAATGCCTTCCTCCCTAATTGACCGTAACTCTATAAAGGGCGAGATTAGGAGAGATGGTACCTTTAATGTATCCTTTATAGCTTTTGGTCCGGGACGCGCCGTCACAATACCATGCGAAATTAAAGGTGAGAGAAAGAGGGATGTTCTGGCACTGTCGGTTGCCTTCCCTAAAGGGTATAGGAGCTACGGTGAAATGGGGAAGGTGCTACGTAACCTTGAATCAAGCATGATAGGCTTCTCTGTGTGGCGTGACATGCAGATTAAAGCGAAGATTATAAGGGAGGCTCCCAAAAAGGAGAAAACCGTAGAGGAGATAATAGAGGAGGCGAAAGGAATCATCGAGCAGATAAAGGAGATAAATAGGAAGATAAAGATGCTTGATTCTCAAAAGGATAGGCTTATGGAGGAAACATATAATGAATTTAGACAGAGGTATGTGCACGCTCTAGACGAGAAGTACAAGATTCTAAGGTCTATAACGATAGGTTTAGAGCAATACCTAGCCCAATTCAGAGAAGAAATCAGGAAAATTAACTTAGAAATTGAGAGAAATACGATAGCCTATAATCTTGGAGAAATTAATGAGGAAGAGTATGTAAGGATTTGCAGTCCCCTCCAGAATAGAATAGCAAATTTAAAAAGTAAGGCAATGGATCTTGAGGAGATATTTGAGTTTCTTAAGAAGCCATCTGGGGTAATGTAG
- a CDS encoding LamG domain-containing protein gives MVAYWSFDEGEGDLAHDYSGNENNIQVAGVKWVDGICGKALLLDERSSLICGGGLELCFVFSNDYSIEAWVKHESKGRQIYVSKWSGSRLESAWVIGYFDGTLQFTELYGEGRYFRLSGPDVADGKWHYIVGVRKGKNLQLYVDGSKVAEGESEGKKVGDNIAPLRVGSFGAGRISRWPLIGFMDEVRVYSRALTEDEIRKRYQIISSRIKEPTLKPLPQEMPLMFYVGGVIASLYEANKPIEAYLNVVASKPVPLASEKIINMVLRDKDGSIICKSEETLLFEKGEKIKVLSISALPRREGTYHVEVGIDGEVKISKIASVINLDSIVAENIRIKGERAKTNPFYRGIVSAYAGMIYKQDYTPDIDAILSLILDLNVNCYTYLIHGHSEKELATLGEFCSRAREHGIEVWVYIVPPSEALPGYPPFNLDYIKWAEEIARISVQNPNLTLWMIDDFDGNLSFFTVDYTKQIYSKTKEVNPNLLFGVCVYHESLNKFSEAGYLPYVDALLWGYQHSSFLYPECGIYPNTLPLEINDYLKTGKIAIPCIYFTPHSSWPINRPLKEYLRRAIEIAYEQAGICWVFTTPRPGTFQYDVVKEFTSTCRLPKRRW, from the coding sequence ATGGTTGCTTATTGGAGCTTTGATGAAGGTGAGGGAGATCTAGCCCATGACTATTCTGGGAATGAAAATAATATTCAGGTAGCAGGGGTAAAGTGGGTTGACGGTATATGTGGGAAGGCCCTACTTTTAGATGAAAGAAGCTCACTAATTTGCGGCGGCGGGTTAGAATTATGCTTTGTCTTCTCTAACGATTATTCTATTGAAGCATGGGTAAAGCATGAGTCAAAAGGCCGCCAAATTTATGTATCAAAGTGGTCAGGTTCAAGGTTAGAGTCGGCTTGGGTTATTGGTTATTTCGATGGGACTTTGCAGTTCACTGAATTATATGGTGAAGGAAGATACTTTAGGTTAAGTGGGCCGGATGTAGCTGATGGCAAATGGCATTATATTGTTGGGGTTAGGAAGGGTAAAAATCTACAATTATATGTTGACGGGAGTAAGGTGGCTGAGGGTGAAAGTGAAGGAAAGAAGGTAGGCGATAACATTGCGCCATTAAGAGTTGGGAGCTTTGGAGCTGGTAGAATATCCAGGTGGCCACTCATAGGATTTATGGACGAAGTGAGGGTTTACTCTCGCGCCTTAACAGAGGACGAAATAAGAAAAAGATACCAAATAATAAGCAGTAGGATAAAGGAGCCGACGTTAAAGCCGCTACCTCAGGAAATGCCACTAATGTTCTATGTAGGCGGAGTCATAGCCAGCCTATATGAGGCTAATAAGCCAATAGAAGCATATTTGAATGTAGTAGCTAGTAAGCCAGTTCCGCTGGCTTCAGAAAAAATTATTAATATGGTCTTAAGAGACAAGGATGGCTCTATAATATGTAAGTCTGAAGAGACTCTTCTCTTTGAAAAAGGGGAGAAGATAAAGGTTTTATCTATTTCTGCCCTGCCTAGACGCGAGGGTACATATCATGTTGAGGTTGGAATAGATGGTGAGGTCAAGATAAGTAAGATTGCCTCAGTAATAAACTTAGATTCAATAGTTGCAGAGAACATAAGGATTAAGGGGGAGAGGGCTAAAACTAATCCATTCTATAGGGGGATTGTCTCAGCTTATGCAGGAATGATATATAAGCAGGATTACACACCAGATATAGATGCGATTCTTTCATTGATATTGGATCTCAACGTGAATTGCTACACTTACCTTATTCACGGTCACTCGGAGAAGGAGCTAGCAACTCTGGGAGAGTTCTGCAGTAGAGCGAGGGAGCATGGAATAGAAGTGTGGGTTTATATAGTGCCACCTTCAGAAGCACTCCCAGGATATCCGCCCTTTAACTTAGACTACATTAAGTGGGCTGAGGAAATAGCTAGGATATCTGTTCAAAATCCCAATTTAACGCTATGGATGATCGATGATTTTGACGGTAACCTCTCATTCTTCACAGTCGATTATACAAAGCAAATTTATAGTAAGACTAAAGAAGTAAATCCCAATTTACTATTCGGTGTATGTGTCTACCATGAAAGCTTAAATAAGTTTTCTGAAGCAGGCTATCTTCCATACGTTGATGCATTACTTTGGGGCTATCAGCATAGCTCATTCCTATATCCTGAATGCGGCATCTACCCAAATACATTACCCCTAGAGATAAACGATTATCTTAAGACAGGAAAAATAGCGATACCATGTATTTACTTCACTCCCCACTCATCTTGGCCCATTAATAGGCCTTTAAAAGAGTATCTTAGGAGAGCAATAGAGATAGCCTACGAGCAAGCTGGTATATGCTGGGTATTTACTACCCCTAGACCTGGAACTTTCCAGTATGATGTGGTAAAAGAGTTCACAAGCACTTGTAGATTACCCAAGAGGCGCTGGTAA